One part of the Rutidosis leptorrhynchoides isolate AG116_Rl617_1_P2 chromosome 1, CSIRO_AGI_Rlap_v1, whole genome shotgun sequence genome encodes these proteins:
- the LOC139886492 gene encoding golgin candidate 6-like isoform X5 has translation MTQLVDMLMDREAIRNEALLLLTYLTREAAEVQKILVFEGAFEKIFSIINEEGGSDGGVVVQDCLELLNNLLRNNASNQVLLRETIGFDSLISILKLRGSTNKFAQQKTVNLLCVLETIRLLLNGDPEADSAKYNDNKTVLVQRNVLDHLLMLGVESQWAPVAVRCAAFRCIGNLLYGHRQNRDTLSRKFLGDELQQEPALNSILRIILRTSSKQEFIAADYVFKCFCEQYSDGQKMLASTLIPQPLSMNHAPFEEDVNMSFGSMLLHGLTLSEHDVDLETTCRAASVLSYVLKDNIHCKDKVLKIELESPTPSLGSSEPLLHRMVKYLALASSNKGKDIKSSSPKNIYVQPIILKLLVTWLSDCPNAVHSFLNSAPHLTFLIDLVSNVGATVCVRCLAAVLLGECVIFNKSIESGKDAYTIVDSISQKIGLPSYFLRLDEMQKSFGFSSSKPVQSNKPFTKMGLEDNYDDVASDDKNEDRPMLVEMFDSQFVNFIKNLENGIRDGIVKIYSRPKNNVSVIRAELEQMKDEPDANYIQRLRSFLGEQCSEIDDLVNRNATLAGDLANAGGGGSSNGEPRPNGGSEKVQIEKLKRDLLEASQQIEILKTEKSKVETEASSYKELSVKIESDLKSLSDAYNSIEQMNYNLENEVKALKNGGSTLSLDLDAIKAEAKENAQKESEAELGDLLVCLGQEQSKVEKLSVRLMELGEDVDALLEGIGDDIGAPEEDDDDEGEK, from the exons ATGACTCAACTTGTGGATATGCTTATGGATCGTGAG GCCATACGGAATGAGGCATTGTTACTTCTCACTTATTTGACCCGTGAAGCGGCAGAAGTTCAAAAAATCCTAGTATTTGAAGGTGCTTTTGAAAAGATCTTTAGTATCATTAATGAAGAGGGAGGCTCAGATGGTGGCGTTGTTGTCCAG GATTGTCTTGAATTGTTAAATAATCTTCTTCGCAACAATGCATCCAATCAG GTGTTGCTTAGGGAGACTATAGGCTTTGACTCATTGATATCGATTTTGAAACTCCGAGGAAGCACAAACAAATTTGCTCAACAAAAG ACAGTAAATCTACTGTGTGTTTTAGAAACGATTAGGTTACTGCTGAATGGAGATCCTGAAGCTGATTCAGCAAAATACAATGATAACAAAACAGTTCTCGTTCAG AGAAACGTTTTGGACCATCTACTTATGCTAGGTGTTGAAAGTCAATGGGCTCCTGTTGCTGTCCGTTGCGCA GCTTTTCGATGCATAGGTAATCTGTTATACGGACATCGCCAAAATCGTGACACTCTTTCACGCAAATTTCTTGGTGATGAACTGCAGCAGGAGCCAGCTCTGAATTCGATCCTGCGAATCATCTTACGAACATCTAGTAAGCAAGAGTTCATTGCAGCTGACTATGTTTTCAAGTGCTTTTGTGAG CAATACAGTGATGGTCAAAAAATGCTAGCATCTACACTGATTCCACAACCTTTGTCGATGAACCATGCTCCATTTGAGGAGGACGTTAACATGTCATTTGGGAG CATGCTTTTGCATGGTCTTACCTTGAGTGAACATGATGTAGACCTTGAG ACAACGTGCAGAGCTGCTAGTGTTCTTTCTTATGTACTAAAGGATAATATTCATTGCAAGGATAAG GTTTTAAAAATTGAACTCGAGTCACCAACACCCTCTTTAGGATCCTCCGAACCCCTATTGCACCGGATGGTAAAATACTTGGCTCTTGCATCTTCCAACAAGGGCAAAGATATAAAATCAAGTTCCCCGAAAAATATATACGTCCAACCGATAATCTTGAAACTACTCGTTACATGGCTCTCTGATTGCCCAAATGCAGTGCATTCATTCCTGAATTCTGCCCCTCACTTAACATTTTTAATCGACTTAGTATCAAATGTTGGTGCAACCGTTTGCGTGAGATGCTTAGCGGCTGTGCTTTTAGGAGAATGTGTTATTTTTAATAAATCAATCGAGTCGGGAAAAGATGCTTATACCATAGTTGATTCCATAAGTCAAAAAATCGGTCTCCCATCATATTTTCTTAGACTAGATGAGATGCAAAAAAGCTTCGGCTTTTCATCCTCAAAACCCGTTCAATCCAACAAGCCATTTACGAAAATGGGATTGGAAGACAACTATGATGACGTGGCAAGTGATGATAAGAACGAGGACCGTCCGATGCTTGTTGAAATGTTTGACTCTCAATTTGTCAACTTTATTAAGAATCTTGAAAATGGTATTAGAGACGGGATTGTAAAGATATATAGTCGCCCGAAAAACAACGTTTCTGTAATTCGCGCCGAGTTGGAACAGATGAAAGATGAACCGGATGCTAATTATATCCAACGGCTCAGATCGTTTTTGGGGGAACAATGCTCAGAGATAGATGACCTTGTTAATAGAAATGCTACATTAGCCGGGGACCTAGCCAATGCAGGTGGAGGTGGTTCATCTAATGGTGAACCTAGACCTAATGGTGGTTCAGAAAAGGTCCAAATAGAAAAACTTAAAAGAGATCTTCTAGAAGCATCTCAACAGATCGAAATACTTAAAACAGAGAAATCCAAGGTTGAAACTGAAGCGTCATCTTACAAAGAGTTATCTGTAAAAATAGAAAGTGATTTAAAGAGCTTGTCTGATGCATACAATAGTATAGAACAGATGAATTACAATTTAGAAAATGAAGTAAAAGCATTGAAGAATGGAGGGTCAACGTTAAGTTTGGATCTCGATGCTATTAAAGCAGAAGCGAAAGAAAACGCTCAGAAAGAGAGTGAAGCGGAACTGGGTGATCTGCTTGTTTGCCTTGGTCAAGAACAGAGTAAAGTGGAGAAGCTGAGTGTGCGGTTAATGGAGTTGGGAGAAGATGTAGATGCTTTGCTTGAAGGCATTGGTGATGACATCGGTGCACCAGAAGAAGACGATGATGATGAAGGTGAAAAATGA